From the genome of Natrinema marinum:
GGTTCGCCACGATGCCGATCGGCCCGCGCCAGCGGTCGCCCGCGGTCGGCGTATCGTTGATCCACGCACCGCCGTCCGGCGCACGGAACTGGTCGACGAGGCCGGTCCCGTCCGGGTCGGTGACGTTGAACATTCCCGGCCCCCAGGTGCCGCTATCGTGTTGGCCGTGAATCGTTACGTCGCGTACCTCGAGGCGTTCTGCGGCGTATGCTTCGATGGTTCTGATCCCCGTATCTGGGGCCGTCTGATCGACATCGAACCCCTCGAAACGGATGCGGTCGCCGGGACTATAGGAGACGCCAAGGCGGAAGAGTCGGTACTGCGGTCCGGCGAAGTCGTAGTAGTTCGCCGGCACGAGCGTGGCGTTCTCCCCGACGACGCCGAAGTTCTCGAACCCGGTGAACCGGAACTGTTCGTCCATGTAATATCGCCCCTCGGGGAACACGAGCAGGGTGTCGTCGTCCCGGAGTTCCTCGAGAACCGGCGTAATCGGCTCGTTGCCGGTCGCGTCTGCCCCCACGTCGGTCACGTCGACGACGGTCGAATACTCGTCGTAGTAGTGGCCGTAGGGCTCCGACGACGCGCTCGCGGTCGACGTAAGTCCCATACCGGCGGCACACGCGGCGACGGTCCCCTGTAAGAAGGTGCGTCTCGATCCCGTTCCGGCAGACGAATCACCGTTCGGTGGCCGGCCGTCTCCCCGAGGGGCCTGCCGAGAACCGCGAGAACTGCCTCGATTCGAGTGTGTCATACCACTTCGTTCCGACATTGAAATTCAGTTCCTTCTGACTAATGAAGGCGTTCAGTATCTATGGATTCGGATGGCAAGCTTTTAAGAGCGGACGGGGATCACCCCATTCGAGCGGCCGCCGATCCGGGAGCACCGTCGGTCTCGCCACTCGTTACAGACGGTGCACAAGTCGGACCGATAGCGACGCCGCCACGAGCCGTTCGAGACGACTGTTCGGCTTCCGAACAACAGCCGGTAGTCGCCTCGTGCGGGTTGGATCGCCGGTGCCTGCGCGAAGATCACCTGCGTTTGGCAGGCAATCGATCGTTCTCGAGCGTCGCCGCGATCAGTTCGGAGATGGCACGGCGAAGTCGCTGTGAGACCGCCGAGTCGGAAACTCCGAGTCGGTTGGCGAGATCGTCCTGCGTGGCGCTTCGCGGGACCTGAAAGTAGCCGGCGTAGTAGGCCATCGTGAGGATTTCGTGTTGACGGTCGGTCAGGAAGTAGGTCTGGTCGTCCGACACCGACGAGTCGTACAACTGGGTGACGCGAAACGAGATGTCGCGGTCGCGACAGTGCAGCCGGAACGCGGAGAGTGCGTCCCGATCCGGCAGGTGAACTCGTGCCACCCAGCCGCCGTCGTCGCTGGTGATCGTGAAGACGAACAATCCGTGGTCGGCACACTGGCTGGGGACGATCTCGAGGTCGGTGTCGACGACGACGCGGTAGATCGCCCGGTTGTCGAAGGTGGCGATGCGGGTCGGCTCCGAGACGGTCGGGTCCGCCGCCATCGCCGCCTCGAGCGTCGGGTAGTCGTCGCCGAACGCCGACACGAACTGCAGGCGTCGGTCGTCGTGGGTCGTCCCGTACTCGTATCTCAGCGTCATGCCGGAACGACGCTCGATAGTCGGTACCAGCGGCAAGTCGTCGTGTACCAGATGAACTTCTGCGATGAATCCCATTGCGATGTCGAGAGCTACGCTGTCCTCGGAGCGGTCGGCCCATACTTATAGCGCGGGTAAGAAACGGTTGCAGTGACTCGAAACGGTCTCGCTCAGTTCATATAGCCGAGATCGGCCAGCCGGTTCGTTACCGTCTCGTCCGTCGCCGGCCGCTCAGCTTCGTCGCCGTCGTAGGCCGGATAGGTGATCGGATCGACCGGATCGACGACTGGGACGAGGCTGCCGTCCATGCGGTCGCTGTAGGGGACCCCCATCGCGGCCATGATCGTCGGTGCGACATCGAAGAGATGTGCTCGCTCGAGCGGAGCGTCGTCGTCGATTCCGTCGCCCGCCGCGACGAAGACACCGTCGAGTTTGTGGTTCCAGGGCTCGGCCGGGCCGAAGTAGTCGCCGTCGACCAGTTGCTCGGAGAGCGTGTGTTCGAAGTCAGCGGGGATCGTGACGATGTCGACGGTCGCGTCGATCTCGTCGCCGTGGAAGTACTGTTCGCGCGGCGCGACCGTCTCGAAGAACGGCTCGCCGTCGGGCGTTTCGACGGCCTGCAGCCGCCGGATGAGGTCTTCGCGAAGCTGGTCGTAGGCGTCCTGACGGACGACGCCCTCGGGGTCACGCCCCTCGAGGTTGATCCGAACGCCGAGTTCTGTTCGGGCCCGAACGTACGCTTCCGAGGCGGCGAAGTCGACCTGCTCGTTCGCCGTCCGGGTGACGCCGCCGGGCGCGTACTCCCTCGCCAGGTCGGCCAGTCCGACCCGCTCCAAGGCCGTCCGGATGCGACGGGCGGTGATGCCACACCGGGCAGCGACCGACGCCGCGCGTGCGACCGCGCCCGGTTCCCAGGTGTCGACCTGCTCGCCCTCGCGGAGCCGCCGGCGCATCGGCGTCCACGACGGCATCCCCTTGCCGCCGGTCGTCGTTTCGATGTAGCCCTCGTCGCGGAGGAACTCGTTGATTCGGAACTCGTAGCCGTCGTAGGGTCCCATTCCGTGGTCGCTGACGAGGAAAACGCGATCCGGATCGCAGGCCGCGAGAATCTCGTCGATCTGTTCGTCGGTCGCCTCGTAGACGCGGTCGACGTGTCGCTGTTCGCCGCTGAACTCGTGAAAGACGGTGTCGGTCTTCTGGAACTGCACGAACCCGAAGTCGGGCCGGAACTCGTCGACGAGGTAGCGAAAGGCCTCGCCGCGCATCCCCACGAGGTTCCTGTACTCGTCGATCTTCGCGGCGTCGGACAGCGAGTCGTCGTCGCGCGTATACGCCGGATAGACCCGATATTCGCCGATCGCCTCGCGGACATCGTCTAACAGCCCCTCGGGGTGACAGGGCGGGTCTTCGGGCCCGAGAAAGCCCGGAATGATGGCCCCGTCGAACTCGTCCGGCGGGTGGGTGACCGGGGCGTTGACGACGACGCTCGAGCGGTCGTGGCGATCCAGCAGCGTCCACAGCGGGTGCTCGCGGACATCGTCATTGCTCGTCACGTGCCAGTCGTAGCCGTCGTAGCCGACGAAACCGACGACGCCGTGTTTGCCGGGGTTGACGCCCGTGTAGATCGAGGGCCAGGCGCTCGGCGTCCAAGGCGGAATCTGTGACTCGAGGGGAGCGCTCACGCCCTCCGAGCAGAGCCGCTCGATGGTCGGGATACGGTCGGCTTCGAACAGCCGCTCGAAGACGGGAAGACACCCTGCATCGATACCGATGAGCAGCGTGTCGAGTCCGTCCCAGTCGCTCGCGGTCCGTTCGGTCGATGCAGCGTCGTCGCGGCGAAACGTCCGAGTCATCGTTCCTGCGTCATGTGTGTAATCGGTGTTCCCGTTCCCGCTGCCGACGCGGCGCGACAGCGGTGCGTTCGTTGCACCACGTCTCTACGTCCCGCGAGCGCGACGAAACACTTCATTATCGATCCGATAAATCGTTCCGTCGCACTGAATCGACGGGTACAGGCACTGACGACCGATGCGAGCGGGGCGGGCCGATACCGGTCGTCGGTCGGTCACGGCCGATCCGGTGCGAGCAGATCGGCGTCTCGGTCCGACTCCCGCTCCGGGTTCGAACCCGCAGCGATCGCGTCCTCGAGCACGTCGACGGCGTCGGCTTCCAGTCGCTCGGCCCGCGTCGCGGTTCGCGCTTCGGCCGTGACGCGGACGAGCGGCTCGGTGCCGCTCGCGCGCAGGAGGAACCAGCCGTCCTCGAGGTCGACGTAGACGCCGTCGAGCGCGTCGATGTCGTCGTACCGCTCGCGAACGCGGTCGCGAACCCGGTCCATCACGGCATTTTTGTCCGCGACCTCGAGCGACGTGCGGCGGATCGGATGGGTCTCGACGCTCGCGACGAGCGCGGACAGCGGTCCCCGATCGGCGACGAGTTCGGCGAGCTTGCACGCGGCGAGCGGGCCGTCCGGGCAGGGCGTTTCGTCCGGCCAGATCCACGCGCCGCTGGGTTCGCCGCCGAAAACCACGTCAGACCGTGCGGCGCGGTCGGCCACGAAGCCGTCGCCGACCCGCGTTCGCGTCACCGACGCGCCGACCGCCGCGAGCGCGTCGTCGACGGCCATGCTCGTCCCGACCGGCGCGGCGACGGTGTCGCCGTCGCTCGCGGCTTCACGGGCGAACAGCGCGAGGAGCGCGTCTTTGGGGACGAACGCACCCGTTTCGTCGACGGCCTGCATCCGGTCTGCGTCGCCGTCGTGGGCGATCCCGAGGTCGGCGTCGGTCGCTGCGACGAGCGCCGAGAGGTCGCCGAGCGTCTCTCGGGTCGGCTCGCTCGGCCTGCCGGGAAACGCGCCGTCCCGTTGGCCGTTCAGCGTCGTGACCTCGCAGCCGAGATCGGAGAGAACACCTGCGGTGAGCCCACCGGTCCCGTTGCCGATATCGACGACGATGCTCGGCGGGTCCGCTACCGTGACCGCTTCGCGCAGTGCCGCCGCGTGGCGATCGGTCGCGTCCGCCAGTGGCTCGCTCGAGCCCTGTTCGTCCCACGACTGCAGGTCGTACTCGTCGTCGCCGACCCGCGATTCGATGGCGGCCAGCCGCTCGGGGCCGAACGCCTTCCCCGACGCCGACCAGAGTTTGATCCCGTTGTCCGGTGCGGGGTTGTGCGAAGCGGTGACGACGACGCCAGCGTCCGCGTCCGTCCGCGCGACGGCTCGAGCGATCGTCGGCGTCGACGCGACTCCGGCCTCGAGGACGTCCGCGCCGCACTCGCGGAGGCCGGCGGTGAGCGCGTCGACCAGCACCGCTCCGCTCTTTCGAACGTCTCGTCCGACGACGACGCAGTCGTAGTCCTCCGAGGCGACGGCACGACCGACCGAGAGCGCGAGGGCGGCCGTCACTTCCGAGCCGACGGGACCACGGATACCGCTGGTTCCGAACATAGCGAGTATCGGCGACGACGCGGGGATTATTATGCAGTCGTTAGACCGAGACGGGTGCCGTCTTTCGACACGCCCTCGAACCGCCAACCCGGTGGAGAGCCCTCGATACCCCTCGAGCCCGTCGTGTCGCCCGATACGGTGGCATCCGAGATAGCGGCAGGGCTGTCCGACAGGCGCGAGTACGGGTACGTGTTGCTCGCTATCGAGTTTTTATGCGCCCGCCCGTTCTTTTTCCGTCCGATGACAGACGCAGTCGAAGACTATCGGGAGGCGACCGAGTCGGACGAGCAGCG
Proteins encoded in this window:
- a CDS encoding helix-turn-helix domain-containing protein, whose amino-acid sequence is MGFIAEVHLVHDDLPLVPTIERRSGMTLRYEYGTTHDDRRLQFVSAFGDDYPTLEAAMAADPTVSEPTRIATFDNRAIYRVVVDTDLEIVPSQCADHGLFVFTITSDDGGWVARVHLPDRDALSAFRLHCRDRDISFRVTQLYDSSVSDDQTYFLTDRQHEILTMAYYAGYFQVPRSATQDDLANRLGVSDSAVSQRLRRAISELIAATLENDRLPAKRR
- a CDS encoding alkaline phosphatase family protein, producing MTRTFRRDDAASTERTASDWDGLDTLLIGIDAGCLPVFERLFEADRIPTIERLCSEGVSAPLESQIPPWTPSAWPSIYTGVNPGKHGVVGFVGYDGYDWHVTSNDDVREHPLWTLLDRHDRSSVVVNAPVTHPPDEFDGAIIPGFLGPEDPPCHPEGLLDDVREAIGEYRVYPAYTRDDDSLSDAAKIDEYRNLVGMRGEAFRYLVDEFRPDFGFVQFQKTDTVFHEFSGEQRHVDRVYEATDEQIDEILAACDPDRVFLVSDHGMGPYDGYEFRINEFLRDEGYIETTTGGKGMPSWTPMRRRLREGEQVDTWEPGAVARAASVAARCGITARRIRTALERVGLADLAREYAPGGVTRTANEQVDFAASEAYVRARTELGVRINLEGRDPEGVVRQDAYDQLREDLIRRLQAVETPDGEPFFETVAPREQYFHGDEIDATVDIVTIPADFEHTLSEQLVDGDYFGPAEPWNHKLDGVFVAAGDGIDDDAPLERAHLFDVAPTIMAAMGVPYSDRMDGSLVPVVDPVDPITYPAYDGDEAERPATDETVTNRLADLGYMN
- the glmM gene encoding phosphoglucosamine mutase; this encodes MFGTSGIRGPVGSEVTAALALSVGRAVASEDYDCVVVGRDVRKSGAVLVDALTAGLRECGADVLEAGVASTPTIARAVARTDADAGVVVTASHNPAPDNGIKLWSASGKAFGPERLAAIESRVGDDEYDLQSWDEQGSSEPLADATDRHAAALREAVTVADPPSIVVDIGNGTGGLTAGVLSDLGCEVTTLNGQRDGAFPGRPSEPTRETLGDLSALVAATDADLGIAHDGDADRMQAVDETGAFVPKDALLALFAREAASDGDTVAAPVGTSMAVDDALAAVGASVTRTRVGDGFVADRAARSDVVFGGEPSGAWIWPDETPCPDGPLAACKLAELVADRGPLSALVASVETHPIRRTSLEVADKNAVMDRVRDRVRERYDDIDALDGVYVDLEDGWFLLRASGTEPLVRVTAEARTATRAERLEADAVDVLEDAIAAGSNPERESDRDADLLAPDRP